The Nothobranchius furzeri strain GRZ-AD chromosome 6, NfurGRZ-RIMD1, whole genome shotgun sequence genome includes a region encoding these proteins:
- the agpat2 gene encoding 1-acyl-sn-glycerol-3-phosphate acyltransferase beta isoform X2 yields the protein MDVLWMVPLLLLPLLMWTSSTFVFYFKKFFYVAWMMVLALVGIPFCLLKSGGRDIENMRVIRFLVRHVKYLLGLRIEVSGWEHLQTEGPYVIISNHQSSLDVLGLMEILPDRCTTIAKKELVYAGTVGLICWLGGIVFINRKKTSDAKSVMAEAAKTMLDEQIRLWVFPEGTRNQNGDLLPFKKGAFHLAVQAQVPIIPVVFSSYSNFYLFYKRLHIWHAGGLQCHGHLLA from the exons ATGGATGTGCTGTGGATGGTGCCTCTGCTGCTGCTCCCACTCCTGATGTGGACAAGCAGCACCTTTGTTTTCTATTTCAAAAAGTTCTTCTACGTGGCCTGGATGATGGTCTTGGCCCTGGTGGGGATTCCCTTCTGCTTGCTGAAAAGCGGAGGCAGAGACATTGAAAACATGAG GGTCATTCGTTTCCTGGTTCGACATGTCAAATATTTGCTGGGTCTTCGAATTGAAGTGAGCGGTTGGGAACATCTGCAGACAGAAGGTCCATATGTCATCATCTCCAACCACCAGAGCTCTTTGGATGTTTTGG GCCTAATGGAGATCTTACCCGACCGCTGCACCACAATTGCAAAGAAGGAGTTGGTTTATGCTGGCACAGTGGGCCTCATCTGCTGGCTGGGTGGCATCGTCTTCATCAACCGCAAGAAGACGAGCGATGCCAAGAGCGTCATGGCTGAGGCCGCCAAAACCATGCTTGATGAGCAG ATTCGGCTGTGGGTGTTCCCAGAGGGAACACGCAACCAGAATGGTGACCTGCTGCCCTTCAAAAAGGGAGCTTTTCACCTGGCAGTGCAGGCACAA GTTCCCATCATACCGGTAGTTTTCTCTTCCTACAGCAACTTCTAccttttttataaaagattacacATTTGGCATGCAGGGGGTCTGCAGTGTCACGGACATCTTTTAGCTTGA